ATTTTCAAATAACTGTTTGACGCACATTCTGTATTTGCTATACTATAATTGAATTGAGAAAGATGAAAGCCAGGAGAGGCGAGAGCAATGGCATTTGGAGAAGAAAAAGAGGGCGGTTTTGTTGAGGGAGTGCCAGACGAAGTTCTGGGTGAACTGGCTGAAGACCTCGATGAAGAAGAGGAAGCCGAGCCGACGCCGGTCGAAGTGGCCGAGGCTGTGGAGGAGGTTGGCGGAGCCGATCTCGTTGATACCTATCTCAAGTCCGTCGGACGGTTCCCCATGCTCAAGATCGATGAGGAGCATGAATATGTGCGGATCCTCGAGGAAGGCAAGGTCGAGCTCAAACGGATAGCACTCACGTCTCCCCTGGCCATTCCGAGGGTGCTGGCGCTGGGGGCCAACATCAAGCAGGGCCAGGTGAAGGCTCTTGACGTGCTGCGCTATCCCGGTGAATGGAAGGAGTCCTATGAGGCGGATTTCATGCGTCTGTACAACCGGCTGAAACGCCAGGTGGCGAGGCGCGATATGGACCGCGCGGTTGCAACGCTCCTCTCGATGAGCATTTCCTTCCGTGAGATCGAAAAGATGCTGAAAAGGATCATCGCAATCGGGAGGCAGGTGGACAAAGGGATCACCCTGGAGATGGACAAGCTGGGGATGGACGAGCCTTCGCTCAGGGAGATGATCTTCCGCATCGAGCAGGAGGACGCAAAGGTCAAGGTCGCCAAGGACGAACTGATCAAGGCCAACCTGAGGCTCGTGGTGTCAATCGCCAAGAAATACGTGAACCGGGGGCTCACGCTCCTGGACCTCATCCAGGAGGGGAATATCGGTCTGATGAAGGCGGCAGACCGGTACGAGTCAGGAAAGGGGACCAAGTTCAGCACCTATTCGACGTGGTGGATCAGGCAGCGCATCACCCGCGCGATCCTTGACCAGGCCCGCACCATCCGGCTTCCCGTTCACCTGATCGAGGAGAGCACCCGGATCAGCAGGATCTACACGAAGTTCATGCGCGAAAAGGGGAGGGAGCCGAGCCCCGAAGAGGTCTCCAAGCTCATGGGCCTGTCGGTGACGCGCGTGAACGAGATCCTCCGGGCGATCCAGGAGCCCGTGTCCCTGGAGACGCCGATCCTGTCCGAGGAAAAAGAACTGAAGGACGTGATCATCGACGAGAAGTCTATTTCTCCCTTCAAGACGCTGGAAAACAACGAGGCGTCGAACCGCATTGAAGAAGTGCTCTCCTCGCTGACCGAACGCGAGGAGAAGATCATCAGGATGCGCTTCGGCATAGGACTCGGGACGGAGCATACGCTGGAGGAAGTGGGCAAGTTTTTCAACCTGACGCGGGAGCGGATCCGCCAGATCGAGATCAAGGCGCTTAAGAAACTGCGTCATCCAGCACGGAGCAGAATGCTGCGG
The Nitrospirota bacterium genome window above contains:
- a CDS encoding sigma-70 family RNA polymerase sigma factor; this encodes MAFGEEKEGGFVEGVPDEVLGELAEDLDEEEEAEPTPVEVAEAVEEVGGADLVDTYLKSVGRFPMLKIDEEHEYVRILEEGKVELKRIALTSPLAIPRVLALGANIKQGQVKALDVLRYPGEWKESYEADFMRLYNRLKRQVARRDMDRAVATLLSMSISFREIEKMLKRIIAIGRQVDKGITLEMDKLGMDEPSLREMIFRIEQEDAKVKVAKDELIKANLRLVVSIAKKYVNRGLTLLDLIQEGNIGLMKAADRYESGKGTKFSTYSTWWIRQRITRAILDQARTIRLPVHLIEESTRISRIYTKFMREKGREPSPEEVSKLMGLSVTRVNEILRAIQEPVSLETPILSEEKELKDVIIDEKSISPFKTLENNEASNRIEEVLSSLTEREEKIIRMRFGIGLGTEHTLEEVGKFFNLTRERIRQIEIKALKKLRHPARSRMLREYV